The Chryseolinea soli genome contains a region encoding:
- a CDS encoding chromate resistance protein ChrB domain-containing protein, translated as MKWITRERPKIDRIACPWLIKNFVDREAEFIYVPKEQVFSKAKELEAIPYDIPGAEYSHEGDFCTFDYIVKKHHLADPAIDQLAVIVRGADTDSFELAPQAAGLWAISAGLSYNVKDDQEQLVIGMKIYDALYSWAKYVQGEKHNWSPAL; from the coding sequence ATGAAATGGATTACGCGTGAACGTCCGAAGATTGATCGCATTGCCTGTCCTTGGCTGATCAAGAATTTTGTTGACCGGGAGGCTGAATTCATTTATGTTCCTAAGGAGCAGGTGTTCAGCAAGGCAAAAGAACTGGAGGCTATCCCGTATGACATTCCTGGCGCGGAATATTCGCATGAGGGGGACTTCTGCACTTTTGATTACATCGTCAAGAAGCATCACCTTGCCGATCCGGCCATCGATCAGTTGGCGGTGATCGTGCGCGGGGCGGATACCGATAGCTTTGAACTGGCGCCACAGGCTGCCGGGCTTTGGGCTATTTCTGCGGGGCTGTCTTATAATGTTAAAGACGACCAGGAGCAACTTGTGATCGGGATGAAAATCTATGACGCGCTGTACAGTTGGGCAAAGTACGTGCAGGGTGAGAAACATAACTGGAGCCCAGCGCTTTAA
- a CDS encoding VOC family protein, whose product MKHAAKSIRAFIGAKNFEESRQFYKELGFEESPIDKTMSYFRVTDTLGFYLQNAYVEDWINNLMLFLEVDDVHRYWKELQSLGLHQKYKNVKLTPVREESWGRECFMHDPSGVLWHFGEFHEAK is encoded by the coding sequence ATGAAACACGCAGCAAAATCGATCCGGGCCTTTATCGGCGCAAAGAACTTCGAGGAGTCGAGGCAATTCTATAAAGAACTGGGATTTGAAGAGTCCCCAATCGATAAAACCATGTCTTACTTCCGGGTTACGGACACGTTGGGATTCTATTTGCAGAACGCTTATGTCGAAGACTGGATAAACAATTTGATGCTGTTTCTCGAAGTGGACGATGTGCATCGCTACTGGAAAGAATTGCAAAGCCTGGGGCTCCATCAGAAATATAAAAATGTAAAGCTGACTCCCGTCCGGGAAGAAAGCTGGGGAAGAGAATGCTTTATGCACGACCCCTCGGGCGTGCTCTGGCATTTTGGGGAATTTCACGAAGCGAAATAA
- a CDS encoding C40 family peptidase — protein sequence MVKSKAEELITFAQTLKGTPYKYACSDPKKGFDCSGFVQYVFHHFNITVPRSSIAFTNVGKTVDLKNAMPGDLILFTGTNKKVRKVGHVGIVIQASDTIKFIHSSSGKSWGVNETTLGSHYKARFIKVVRLLE from the coding sequence ATGGTAAAGAGCAAGGCGGAGGAACTTATCACCTTTGCACAGACCTTAAAAGGAACGCCTTATAAATACGCCTGCTCCGACCCGAAAAAAGGATTCGACTGTTCCGGGTTTGTTCAGTATGTATTCCATCATTTTAATATTACCGTTCCGCGGAGCTCTATTGCTTTCACGAACGTGGGTAAAACAGTAGACCTCAAAAACGCCATGCCCGGCGATCTGATTCTATTTACAGGCACCAATAAAAAAGTGCGAAAAGTAGGTCACGTCGGCATCGTCATACAAGCCTCCGACACCATCAAGTTTATACATTCTTCTTCCGGGAAGTCATGGGGTGTGAACGAGACAACATTAGGCTCCCACTACAAAGCGAGGTTCATAAAAGTGGTCCGGCTGTTGGAGTGA